A stretch of Acropora palmata chromosome 9, jaAcrPala1.3, whole genome shotgun sequence DNA encodes these proteins:
- the LOC141891575 gene encoding uncharacterized protein LOC141891575, whose amino-acid sequence MASSSSSNAITLTENDIPAASLLGRKPEELSNSELKFWLKCRGDMGKGLKTKAELVKRVYDYLKTGKDKEIVDPDPHNIYSRRKEKQTTSTDLSDDGEESVEFPSAGWGSSLEKMPMFTRVEMNGFVMKSGKAIANKDHHTVPTGLLKARRFLDDKCLEEIECASNSKHSFFKGKCCHSFKKSEPPHNLKICVCIVTGEVKSACCSCVAGKVGFCNHVLAFMFKICKFTLYNCTSVKELSEEQDQQSSLACTSQLQQWGKNIAPQPVMEVEVNKSKVDESSSRSGLKSLLYDASMKTTHNEAEEEEFKRELKIINPNMGLASEQGIVTTHNGYKETRFGKCQVGSFLSYQVALSESNFEATASVDCISRVQLTSPQTLLYPRFPLRNIEEMVVPDNLSEDEKRLLKTLQIEEDEINQIEGETRYQAESHKWREECKFRFTASTFHLISKRQKNHKNFAETLINPKSVTSKYLEHGKKFESVALREYEKLMCNRRTPVKVLPRGFIVSKGTPVIGATPDARVVDFGCTDHFGIAEVKCPYSKHHVTPLDACSDAKFFMEKTSEKECKLKVDHPYYAQVQGQMAVTGATWCDFIVFTSRGLYVQRITFDPVFWAELNQKLVSYYFSHFIRFASAKLCQVNCQVNNSNDCQVICTSTTV is encoded by the coding sequence ATGGCTTCGAGTTCTTCTTCAAACGCGATTACTCTAACTGAGAATGATATTCCCGCTGCTTCTCTCCTTGGGCGAAAGCCTGAAGAGCTGTCAAACTCGGAACTTAAATTTTGGCTGAAGTGCCGCGGCGATATGGGCAAaggattgaaaacaaaggcaGAGCTAGTCAAAAGGGTTTATGACTACTTAAAAACGGGCAAAGATAAGGAGATTGTGGATCCAGACCCACACAATATATACAGCcgcagaaaagaaaagcagacCACAAGCACTGATCTTAGCGACGACGGTGAAGAATCGGTAGAGTTTCCTAGCGCTGGTTGGGGATCTTCGCTAGAGAAAATGCCAATGTTCACGAGGGTGGAAATGAATGGTTTTGTGATGAAGTCTGGAAAAGCTATCGCCAACAAGGACCACCACACTGTTCCAACGGGTTTATTAAAGGCCAGACGTTTTCTAGATGACAAATGTCTTGAAGAGATAGAATGTGCTAGTAATTCGAAGCACTCTTTCTTCAAAGGCAAGTGTTGTCATAGTTTCAAAAAGAGTGAACCCCCACATAATCTGAAAATTTGCGTATGTATTGTGACTGGAGAGGTTAAGAGTGCCTGTTGTTCTTGTGTAGCAGGAAAAGTCGGATTTTGTAACCATGTGTTGGCGTTCATGTTTAAGATATGCAAGTTTACCTTGTATAACTGTACTTCTGTCAAAGAACTTTCTGAAGAACAGGACCAACAATCTTCCTTGGCTTGTACATCACAATTACAGCAATGGGGAAAGAACATTGCACCACAGCCAGTTATGGAAGTTGAAGTCAATAAAAGTAAGGTCGACGAATCAAGTTCACGATCTGGTCTCAAATCCCTCCTTTATGATGCCAGCATGAAGACCACCCATAACGAGGCAGAAGAAGAGGAATTTAAGAGGGAACTGAAAATAATCAATCCAAACATGGGTCTGGCTAGTGAACAGGGAATCGTAACCACTCATAATGGATACAAAGAAACAAGATTTGGAAAATGTCAAGTTGGTTCTTTTTTATCATACCAAGTTGCACTTTCTGAATCAAACTTTGAGGCCACTGCATCTGTCGACTGCATTTCAAGGGTTCAATTAACAAGCCCCCAGACCCTTCTGTATCCACGCTTTCCATTaagaaatattgaagaaatggTAGTCCCTGACAATTTGTCTGAGGATGAAAAACGGCTGCTAAAAACCCTCCAAATAGAAGAAgatgaaataaatcaaataGAAGGAGAGACTAGGTATCAAGCTGAGTCTCATAAATGGAGAGAGGAATGCAAATTTAGATTCACTGcatcaacatttcatttgatttccaaacgccaaaaaaatcataaaaattttgcagaaaCTCTAATTAATCCAAAATCAGTTACTTCAAAATATTTAgaacatggaaaaaaatttgaatcaGTTGCTCTAAGGGAgtatgaaaaattaatgtgcaaCAGGAGAACACCAGTGAAGGTCCTACCAAGAGGATTTATTGTTTCAAAGGGCACTCCAGTCATTGGAGCCACCCCTGATGCAAGAGTTGTCGACTTTGGGTGCACTGACCACTTCGGAATTGCCGAGGTGAAATGCCCGTACAGTAAGCATCATGTCACACCTCTGGATGCCTGCTCAGATGCAAAgttttttatggaaaaaacaaGTGAGAAggaatgcaaattaaaagtaGACCACCCCTACTATGCCCAAGTACAAGGACAAATGGCTGTGACAGGAGCAACGTGGTGTGACTTTATAGTATTTACCAGTAGAGGCCTTTATGTACAAAGAATCACATTTGACCCTGTTTTTTGGGCTGAACTTAACCAGAAACTGGTTTCTTATTACTTTAGTCATTTTATAAGGTTTGCATCTGCGAAACTTTGTCAGGTGAACTGTCAAGTAAATAACAGCAATGATTGCCAGGTAATTTGCACAAGTACAACTGTATAA